Proteins encoded within one genomic window of Pedobacter africanus:
- a CDS encoding structural protein — MTNNEYRSQWLKWQGSYERYAYRVFKRSLSQSYAGLNVDNITYDNFRIQIPLNIQQKPIYEAYLLIYKRVGLTHGRRVGNGINREIKRFSYDLFSTKFLENIIEWVRDNCAVQIVSTTQTMAKRIQRLVEVALDEGLSVQKMQAYLRKKLDDPNFTKYQATRIARTVVGGAANHGAAVSADESGIMLDKVWISRKDNRTRRIPEDQFDHVQMDGVSVGQYEKFEVPSKLGIELLDNPCDPKGSAGDVINCRCAVAYRPRRDENGFVITR; from the coding sequence ATGACTAACAATGAATACCGATCGCAATGGCTTAAATGGCAGGGATCATACGAGCGGTATGCTTATCGTGTATTCAAGCGATCATTGTCTCAATCTTATGCTGGGTTAAATGTTGACAATATCACCTACGACAACTTTAGAATACAGATACCATTAAACATTCAACAGAAGCCTATTTACGAGGCCTATTTGCTGATTTATAAAAGAGTTGGCCTTACTCATGGTCGTAGGGTAGGCAACGGGATTAATCGTGAAATAAAACGGTTCAGCTATGATTTATTTTCTACTAAATTTCTGGAAAATATCATAGAATGGGTTAGGGATAACTGCGCGGTCCAGATTGTTAGCACCACACAAACAATGGCCAAGCGAATACAGCGGCTTGTTGAAGTTGCTCTTGATGAAGGACTAAGTGTTCAGAAGATGCAGGCTTACCTGCGTAAAAAGTTGGATGATCCAAATTTTACCAAATACCAGGCCACTAGGATTGCCAGAACCGTAGTAGGTGGAGCGGCTAATCACGGTGCGGCTGTGTCTGCAGATGAGTCGGGTATAATGTTGGATAAGGTATGGATATCAAGAAAAGACAACAGGACCAGGAGAATACCAGAGGATCAGTTCGATCATGTTCAAATGGATGGCGTTTCGGTCGGCCAATACGAAAAGTTTGAGGTTCCTTCTAAACTTGGTATTGAATTACTTGATAACCCTTGCGACCCAAAAGGATCAGCAGGGGATGTAATCAATTGCAGATGCGCTGTAGCTTATAGGCCAAGGCGCGATGAGAATGGTTTTGTTATTACCAGGTAA
- a CDS encoding phage portal protein: protein MANLLYNVRTAISNFVAPKKALTNAFNEAFFSLLGAGWTKYDAKGITYIDKGYNENPDVFAIVSQIARKFSSVPGVLKEVKDKKASRQLKSLYRKPLTPQESIKKIRLETKAFSVDMEEIEDPLERPNYYQSETEFKALWETFMLTTGNAYQWMLCPEDGVNAGRPLSRFLLPSHLMRIVLKKDADLDSLESPIDYYMLVIGNSYIEFKATDVIHSKFPNPNYDLSGSHLYGLSPLQAANRDVQLSNQTIDHNNSTMKNGGVYGFIHAKDGQTPLTETQATELKSRLIQMQSAQEILGRIAGASAPLGFTQVSVDTDKMQPHTYSDAAQKHIANCLGWSTLLLNTDAKYDNLEAAWQMAISNRISPDLAIYEDGLNTYYYPRFKELRNAEIHFDVSELPEMQGDMKELCEWMAIALDNGAITPDEFRIALKYPGVGTPEMQTHFLKTGLTPLADAIISPEPATQAFNID from the coding sequence ATGGCTAATCTTTTATACAACGTTAGGACGGCAATATCAAACTTTGTCGCGCCTAAAAAAGCATTGACAAATGCATTTAATGAGGCGTTCTTTTCGTTGCTTGGTGCTGGATGGACTAAATATGATGCAAAAGGCATAACCTACATTGATAAGGGATATAACGAAAACCCTGATGTATTTGCGATTGTTAGTCAGATAGCCAGAAAGTTCAGTTCTGTTCCTGGTGTTTTAAAAGAGGTTAAGGATAAAAAGGCATCTAGGCAATTAAAAAGTCTTTATAGAAAACCATTAACGCCACAGGAATCCATAAAAAAGATAAGACTTGAAACAAAGGCTTTTTCGGTTGATATGGAGGAAATCGAAGATCCACTTGAAAGACCAAATTACTACCAATCAGAAACAGAATTTAAGGCCCTATGGGAAACATTCATGTTAACTACTGGAAATGCTTACCAATGGATGCTTTGCCCGGAAGATGGGGTTAATGCCGGACGTCCGCTGTCCAGATTCTTGCTGCCTTCTCACTTGATGCGGATAGTGCTAAAAAAAGATGCTGATTTAGACTCTTTAGAGAGCCCTATTGATTATTACATGCTGGTTATAGGGAATTCATACATAGAGTTTAAAGCTACAGATGTTATTCATTCTAAATTCCCTAATCCGAATTACGATTTGTCTGGATCGCATTTGTATGGCTTATCGCCTTTACAGGCTGCAAATCGTGATGTGCAGTTGAGTAATCAAACGATAGATCATAACAATAGTACGATGAAAAACGGGGGTGTGTATGGGTTTATTCACGCTAAAGACGGACAAACTCCATTAACAGAGACACAGGCTACCGAATTAAAATCAAGGCTTATTCAGATGCAATCAGCTCAGGAAATTTTAGGCCGTATTGCCGGTGCGTCTGCTCCGCTTGGATTTACCCAAGTAAGTGTTGATACCGACAAAATGCAGCCACATACATATTCAGATGCAGCACAAAAGCATATTGCAAACTGTTTAGGCTGGTCAACATTATTGCTTAATACAGATGCTAAGTACGACAATCTGGAAGCCGCATGGCAAATGGCTATATCAAATCGAATATCTCCCGATCTCGCCATTTACGAAGATGGATTGAACACTTACTACTATCCGCGATTTAAAGAGCTTAGAAACGCTGAGATTCATTTTGATGTGTCCGAGTTGCCAGAAATGCAAGGGGACATGAAAGAGTTGTGTGAATGGATGGCTATTGCTTTAGATAATGGGGCTATAACACCTGACGAGTTCAGGATTGCATTAAAATACCCGGGCGTTGGGACACCAGAAATGCAAACCCATTTCCTTAAGACCGGATTAACACCTCTGGCAGATGCGATCATATCACCGGAGCCAGCTACACAAGCCTTTAACATTGACTAA
- a CDS encoding phage terminase large subunit: MKLTLKQTRAIDFLEDDVTNDLLFGGGAGGGKSAFGCYWQIKRRLKYPGTRGLIGRAVLKTLKDTTLNTFFQIASLQGLKSNYHYIYNAQRGIITFPSTESEIILKDLATYPSDPNFDELGSLEITDAFVDETNQISKKAWDITKSRIRYKLDDYGLIPKMMGSCNPAKNWVYGDFYKPYKDGSLPGNRQFIQALLSDNPHISKHYRDNLLQLDKNSLERLLHGNWEYDDDPAALMTFNKIMDVFTNTFVLPGEKYITADIARFGSDNTVIGVWSGLRLIRIVTIAKNKVTEAADKIKELCNTYSVPISNVIVDDDGVGGGVVDILGCEGFVNNSSPLPNKETKEPENYNHLKSQCYFKMAELVNKNELFIEDHTFRDIIIQELEQVKQHNMDKDGKKQIIPKDKVKELLGRSPDYSDMIMMRMWFELITRHNFFTF; this comes from the coding sequence ATGAAGCTAACCCTGAAACAAACCAGGGCGATTGATTTCCTGGAAGATGATGTAACCAATGATTTATTGTTTGGTGGCGGAGCAGGCGGGGGCAAGTCTGCTTTTGGTTGTTACTGGCAGATAAAGAGGCGGCTTAAATATCCAGGCACCAGAGGTTTAATAGGTAGGGCTGTTTTAAAAACTCTTAAAGATACCACCTTAAATACATTCTTTCAGATAGCTTCCTTACAGGGCTTAAAATCAAATTACCATTACATCTATAACGCTCAGCGTGGAATAATAACTTTCCCCTCAACTGAAAGCGAAATAATATTAAAAGACCTTGCGACCTATCCCTCTGATCCAAACTTCGATGAACTTGGCTCCCTTGAGATCACAGATGCGTTTGTTGATGAGACAAACCAGATAAGCAAAAAGGCATGGGACATTACTAAATCAAGGATAAGGTATAAGCTTGATGATTATGGCTTGATCCCTAAAATGATGGGATCGTGCAATCCTGCGAAGAATTGGGTGTATGGTGATTTCTATAAGCCGTATAAAGACGGTTCGCTGCCCGGTAATCGACAATTCATACAAGCTTTATTAAGCGACAATCCGCACATATCAAAACACTATCGTGACAACCTGCTTCAGCTTGATAAAAACAGCTTAGAACGTTTGCTGCACGGCAACTGGGAGTATGACGATGATCCAGCTGCTTTGATGACGTTTAACAAAATAATGGATGTGTTTACTAATACATTTGTTTTACCAGGAGAAAAGTATATAACAGCGGATATCGCCAGGTTTGGTTCTGATAATACAGTCATTGGGGTATGGTCCGGATTGAGGTTGATCAGAATAGTTACTATTGCAAAAAATAAGGTAACCGAGGCAGCAGACAAGATTAAAGAACTTTGTAATACCTATTCCGTGCCAATTAGTAATGTGATTGTAGATGATGACGGAGTGGGTGGCGGTGTTGTGGATATACTTGGATGCGAAGGTTTTGTTAACAATAGCAGCCCGCTGCCCAATAAAGAAACAAAGGAGCCTGAGAACTATAATCACCTTAAATCGCAGTGTTATTTCAAAATGGCTGAGTTGGTAAACAAGAATGAATTGTTCATTGAAGATCATACTTTCCGTGACATAATCATTCAAGAACTTGAACAGGTGAAGCAGCATAATATGGATAAGGATGGCAAAAAGCAGATTATACCTAAGGATAAAGTAAAAGAACTGCTCGGCCGGTCACCAGATTATTCAGACATGATAATGATGCGCATGTGGTTTGAACTTATTACCAGGCACAACTTTTTTACTTTTTAG
- a CDS encoding terminase — MAKQPKKKAVAPKENGGKKNKGGRPSPYKPEYADQVYKLCLLGAIDKEIADFFNVTESTLNLWKLKHDEFSESIKRGKTFADATVASKLYHRASGYEHEDVDIKMFAGEIITTKLIKHYPPDTTAGIFWLKNRQPGKWREKQEVEHSGDLGIVWKEEKTYEANPETNQGD, encoded by the coding sequence ATGGCAAAACAACCTAAGAAAAAGGCAGTCGCTCCCAAGGAGAATGGCGGTAAAAAAAATAAAGGAGGCAGACCATCACCTTATAAGCCAGAATATGCTGACCAGGTTTATAAGCTTTGTTTATTAGGGGCTATAGATAAAGAAATAGCTGATTTTTTTAATGTAACAGAATCTACTTTGAATTTATGGAAGCTAAAACATGACGAGTTTTCGGAGTCCATAAAAAGAGGCAAAACATTTGCGGATGCAACGGTTGCATCAAAACTGTATCATAGGGCAAGCGGATACGAACATGAAGATGTTGATATAAAGATGTTTGCTGGTGAAATTATAACCACTAAGTTAATTAAGCATTATCCTCCTGACACTACAGCCGGAATATTCTGGTTAAAAAATAGACAGCCTGGAAAGTGGAGAGAAAAGCAGGAGGTTGAACATTCAGGGGACTTAGGTATAGTTTGGAAAGAGGAAAAAACATATGAAGCTAACCCTGAAACAAACCAGGGCGATTGA
- a CDS encoding recombination protein NinG, whose product MKPVVCKHCQAVDKHHSIACYYQLKKPIKKSAARPVKIKAIKIKPAKPRSVSLMDRPLPWLLNSAQEWFNKYIRLRDSKNGMFKCISCGAFKSNDQLNAGHFYSVGGHSYLRFNEKNVHGQCIKCNCHEHANLLNYRKNLIKKIGQEEVDKLEAWCKFSHKWDKIQVIAIIQLYKNKCKTDFL is encoded by the coding sequence ATGAAACCAGTCGTATGTAAACATTGCCAGGCTGTAGATAAGCACCATTCAATCGCCTGCTACTACCAGCTAAAGAAACCGATCAAGAAGTCAGCTGCCAGGCCAGTGAAGATCAAAGCAATCAAAATAAAGCCCGCTAAGCCACGATCGGTAAGTTTGATGGATAGACCTTTACCCTGGTTGCTTAACAGCGCTCAAGAGTGGTTTAACAAGTACATCCGGCTAAGAGATAGTAAGAACGGAATGTTTAAATGCATATCATGTGGAGCTTTTAAATCAAACGATCAGCTTAACGCTGGTCACTTCTATTCGGTTGGAGGACATTCATACCTCAGGTTCAATGAAAAGAACGTCCACGGGCAATGTATCAAATGCAATTGCCATGAGCATGCTAACCTCTTAAACTACCGTAAGAACCTTATCAAAAAGATAGGACAGGAAGAAGTAGATAAACTCGAAGCTTGGTGTAAGTTCAGCCACAAATGGGATAAGATACAGGTCATAGCTATAATTCAATTGTATAAGAATAAATGTAAAACTGATTTTTTGTAA
- a CDS encoding DUF7694 domain-containing protein: MNKVDKLRQKEANKLFKFNVTPFVEIDLSNKEHPSWMTRCFRNNRFTVMINDACKMTGGHIAIRAMVQKHDALPIHNHWSEMQNIKNKIFGEETMAIEYYPSQSELTDQANVYWMFIFKQGVIPTII; encoded by the coding sequence ATGAATAAAGTTGATAAATTGAGACAGAAAGAGGCAAACAAGCTGTTCAAGTTTAACGTTACGCCTTTTGTTGAAATTGATTTAAGCAATAAAGAACATCCCTCATGGATGACAAGATGTTTCCGGAATAATCGTTTTACTGTAATGATTAACGATGCTTGCAAAATGACTGGCGGACACATTGCAATAAGGGCGATGGTCCAAAAGCATGACGCATTACCTATACATAATCATTGGTCTGAAATGCAGAATATAAAGAATAAGATATTCGGAGAGGAAACAATGGCAATTGAATATTATCCTTCTCAATCAGAATTAACCGATCAGGCTAACGTTTACTGGATGTTCATCTTTAAACAGGGTGTAATTCCCACAATAATTTAA
- a CDS encoding helix-turn-helix domain-containing protein, translating to MDKKYTTIPINLDFVFELSDMNFKQLRLMKGKTLRQVSADTGISNPYLSQIETGKIVNLSFKTVSKLLTYYGFTITITKEATND from the coding sequence ATGGATAAGAAGTACACCACAATACCGATAAACTTAGATTTTGTTTTCGAGTTGTCGGATATGAACTTCAAGCAACTCAGACTTATGAAAGGTAAGACACTGCGGCAAGTATCCGCGGACACCGGTATAAGCAACCCGTATTTATCGCAAATTGAAACAGGCAAGATAGTCAACCTATCTTTCAAAACCGTGAGCAAATTACTGACTTACTACGGTTTTACCATTACCATAACAAAGGAGGCCACCAATGACTAA
- a CDS encoding Dcm methylase, with the protein MAKPWADSGIECHLFDMGMPDSRNGNIIKWGGDLRMRRKQLGELCRNNNVLVIACFSPCTDLAVAGARHFEKKALNDSMFWAVAMGLYWHGVFLADFFNIPYFCENPKTMITTLDDRKPDFKFHPCDFGGYLPEGHQHCLFPEIYPGRDAYNKETWIWCGNGFVPPVKIPVSPVSNDYPGWAKLGGKSERTKEIRSVTPEGFAKAVFVANYKSNLKIA; encoded by the coding sequence ATGGCTAAGCCGTGGGCAGACTCCGGTATTGAGTGTCATTTATTTGATATGGGGATGCCAGACAGCCGTAATGGAAATATCATCAAATGGGGGGGGGATTTACGGATGAGGCGTAAACAATTAGGTGAGCTTTGCAGGAACAACAATGTGTTGGTGATAGCTTGTTTTTCGCCTTGTACTGATTTGGCTGTTGCCGGTGCCCGTCACTTTGAAAAGAAAGCCCTTAATGATTCAATGTTCTGGGCAGTTGCTATGGGCCTGTACTGGCATGGGGTTTTCCTTGCAGACTTCTTTAACATACCTTACTTCTGTGAGAACCCAAAAACAATGATCACTACACTGGATGACCGCAAACCAGACTTCAAGTTTCATCCCTGCGATTTTGGCGGCTATCTGCCGGAAGGGCATCAACACTGCTTGTTTCCGGAAATATATCCGGGCCGTGATGCTTACAATAAGGAAACTTGGATATGGTGCGGTAATGGGTTCGTTCCGCCTGTTAAGATACCCGTGTCTCCAGTAAGTAATGATTATCCGGGCTGGGCCAAATTAGGCGGTAAGTCTGAAAGGACCAAAGAGATCAGATCTGTTACGCCGGAAGGTTTCGCAAAAGCAGTGTTTGTTGCTAATTATAAATCAAACTTAAAAATAGCATAG